In Desulfuromonas sp. KJ2020, a single window of DNA contains:
- a CDS encoding aminodeoxychorismate/anthranilate synthase component II: MLLMLDNYDSFTYNLVQYLQELGAEVVVRRNDQITVQEIAALKPRRIVISPGPCSPTEAGISVELIKTLSDSIPMLGVCLGHQSIGYAFGGKVVRATELMHGKTSLIRHDNSGVFAGLSNPFVATRYHSLIVERESLPDCLRVTAWVDDGTIMGLEHRQRPLWGVQFHPESILTAEGKTLLANFLKMT, encoded by the coding sequence ATGCTGCTGATGCTGGACAACTACGATTCTTTTACCTACAACCTTGTCCAGTATCTGCAGGAACTGGGGGCTGAGGTGGTCGTGCGCCGCAACGACCAGATTACTGTTCAGGAAATTGCTGCCCTCAAACCCCGCCGTATCGTTATTTCTCCTGGCCCCTGCTCCCCGACCGAAGCGGGTATTTCGGTTGAATTGATTAAAACGCTGTCGGATTCCATCCCCATGCTCGGAGTGTGTCTGGGGCATCAGTCCATCGGCTATGCTTTCGGTGGCAAAGTGGTCAGGGCTACTGAGCTTATGCACGGAAAGACCAGCCTGATACGACATGACAACAGTGGCGTCTTTGCCGGGCTTTCCAATCCTTTCGTGGCCACCCGTTATCATTCCCTTATCGTTGAGCGAGAGAGTCTGCCTGATTGTTTGCGCGTGACCGCCTGGGTGGATGACGGCACCATCATGGGACTCGAACACCGTCAACGGCCCCTGTGGGGAGTGCAGTTCCACCCCGAGTCCATTCTGACGGCCGAGGGCAAGACGTTGCTTGCCAATTTTCTGAAAATGACCTGA
- the trpB gene encoding tryptophan synthase subunit beta, which yields MYNFPDERGHFGQFGGRYVAETLMPALLELEEAYRQALADPSFQQEFAYYLQHYVGRPSPLYFASRLTEHLGGAKIYLKREDLNHTGAHKVNNTVGQALLARRMGKKKVIAETGAGQHGVATATVAALFGLECEVFMGTEDIRRQALNVFRMKLLGAKVHGVTSGTATLKDAMNDALRHWVTHVRDTFYIIGTVAGPHPYPQIVRDFQAVIGRETREQIMAAEGRLPDIAVACIGGGSNAMGLFYPFVEDREVRLVGVEAAGLGVDTDKHAASISAGSVGVLHGNKTFLLQDDHGQIQHAHSISAGLDYPGVGPEHAHLHALGRAEYVSITDQEALESFRLLTELEGIIPALESSHAIAQVVKMAPSLPREALIVVCLSGRGDKDIHTVAEAMGVEL from the coding sequence ATGTACAATTTCCCTGATGAGCGAGGCCACTTTGGACAGTTCGGTGGCCGTTACGTCGCTGAAACCTTGATGCCCGCTCTGCTCGAGTTGGAAGAGGCCTATCGACAGGCCCTGGCCGACCCCTCCTTTCAACAAGAGTTCGCGTATTATCTGCAGCACTACGTCGGGCGACCCAGCCCCCTTTACTTCGCCAGCCGCCTGACGGAACATCTCGGTGGCGCCAAAATCTATCTCAAGCGTGAGGACCTCAATCACACCGGCGCCCACAAGGTGAACAATACCGTCGGACAGGCGCTGCTGGCGCGTCGCATGGGCAAGAAGAAGGTTATTGCAGAAACGGGGGCGGGTCAGCACGGTGTGGCGACAGCTACGGTCGCTGCCTTGTTCGGACTGGAGTGCGAAGTTTTCATGGGGACGGAGGATATCCGCCGGCAGGCCCTGAATGTCTTCCGCATGAAACTGCTCGGGGCCAAGGTGCATGGGGTGACCAGTGGCACGGCGACCCTCAAGGATGCCATGAACGATGCCCTGCGCCATTGGGTTACCCATGTCCGCGACACCTTTTATATCATCGGAACCGTGGCGGGCCCTCACCCTTACCCTCAGATCGTGCGTGATTTTCAGGCGGTCATCGGGCGGGAAACCCGTGAACAGATCATGGCCGCCGAAGGACGCCTGCCCGATATTGCCGTTGCCTGCATCGGGGGCGGTTCCAACGCCATGGGCCTGTTTTATCCCTTTGTCGAGGACAGAGAGGTGCGCCTGGTCGGTGTGGAGGCAGCTGGGTTGGGCGTCGATACGGACAAGCATGCCGCCAGTATCTCTGCGGGCAGCGTCGGCGTGCTCCACGGCAACAAAACCTTCTTGCTGCAGGATGACCATGGCCAGATTCAGCACGCCCACTCCATTTCCGCCGGCCTGGATTATCCAGGAGTGGGACCGGAACACGCCCATCTGCATGCCCTGGGCCGTGCCGAGTATGTTTCCATCACGGACCAGGAGGCTCTCGAATCGTTCCGTCTTCTGACGGAATTGGAAGGGATTATCCCCGCTCTTGAAAGCTCCCATGCTATCGCCCAGGTAGTGAAAATGGCGCCGAGCCTGCCCAGGGAGGCCCTCATCGTGGTCTGCCTCTCGGGACGTGGCGACAAAGATATCCATACGGTAGCCGAGGCCATGGGAGTCGAACTCTAG
- the trpC gene encoding indole-3-glycerol phosphate synthase TrpC: MTATPDILKKIVDRKREEVAAAKSQFPLERLLDRLSLVEDTPRGFAQALGVMAESGGTAIIAEIKKASPSKGIIRADFDPLEIAEVYQEHGATCLSVLTESAFFQGHLHYLGLVREAVSLPLLRKDFIFDPYQIYEARAYGADAILLIAAMLDVPKLQEFTALAAELQLDVLLEVHDEAELERALQTDCRLIGINNRSLHTFVTDLATTERLRPLVPTERLVVSESGINSRGDVERLLRAGAGAFLVGESLMRETDMGGKLEELLG; the protein is encoded by the coding sequence ATGACCGCTACCCCCGATATTCTGAAAAAAATTGTCGACCGCAAACGTGAAGAGGTGGCGGCAGCCAAAAGCCAATTCCCTTTGGAACGCCTGCTGGACCGACTCTCTCTGGTCGAAGACACGCCCCGCGGCTTTGCGCAGGCGCTGGGCGTCATGGCGGAGTCGGGCGGTACGGCCATAATCGCCGAAATAAAGAAGGCCTCGCCCTCCAAGGGGATAATCCGAGCTGATTTCGACCCCCTGGAGATTGCGGAAGTTTATCAGGAGCACGGAGCAACCTGTCTTTCTGTTCTTACGGAGTCGGCATTTTTCCAGGGACATCTCCATTATCTCGGTCTGGTTCGGGAAGCGGTCAGCTTGCCCCTGCTGCGCAAGGACTTCATCTTCGACCCCTATCAGATCTACGAGGCACGGGCCTATGGCGCCGATGCCATCCTCCTGATCGCGGCGATGCTCGACGTACCCAAATTGCAGGAGTTTACCGCCCTGGCGGCTGAACTGCAGCTCGACGTCCTGCTGGAAGTTCATGATGAAGCAGAGCTGGAACGGGCTCTGCAGACCGACTGCAGGCTTATCGGCATCAACAACCGCTCGCTGCATACCTTTGTCACCGACCTGGCAACCACGGAGCGGCTGCGGCCCCTGGTGCCGACGGAACGCCTGGTGGTGTCGGAAAGCGGTATCAACAGTCGTGGTGACGTCGAACGCCTGCTGCGGGCAGGAGCAGGTGCTTTTTTGGTGGGAGAATCGCTCATGCGCGAGACGGACATGGGCGGCAAACTAGAGGAACTTTTGGGATAA
- a CDS encoding uracil-DNA glycosylase: protein MRGLLTCTRCDRLRRCMDELPPKKGYDRADYWNRPVPGFGDPRARVFLVGLAPGAHGANRTGRPFTGDGAGDFMYPLLHQAGFANQDEATHRDDGLALHDLYISNAVKCLPPQNKPTADEFACCRPYLAEELTSLPCLKVVILLGQGAFVSFLKHLVEEGVVDRASRYPFAHGAVYRPEGAPVLVASYHTSRYNVQTGRITSDMFLQLLSRVRELVAGENG from the coding sequence ATGCGTGGGTTGCTGACCTGTACCCGTTGCGATCGACTCCGGCGCTGCATGGACGAGCTGCCGCCCAAAAAGGGTTATGACCGCGCCGACTACTGGAATCGCCCGGTGCCGGGATTTGGTGATCCGCGGGCCCGGGTTTTTCTGGTGGGGCTGGCCCCGGGCGCGCACGGCGCCAATCGGACGGGACGACCTTTTACGGGGGATGGCGCCGGCGATTTTATGTACCCATTGCTGCACCAGGCCGGTTTCGCCAACCAGGACGAGGCTACTCATCGCGACGACGGGCTGGCCTTGCATGATCTCTACATCAGCAATGCCGTCAAATGTCTGCCTCCGCAGAACAAACCGACCGCCGACGAGTTTGCCTGCTGCCGCCCTTATCTGGCTGAGGAGCTGACCTCGCTGCCGTGCCTCAAGGTTGTCATCCTGCTGGGGCAGGGGGCTTTTGTCAGCTTTCTCAAACATCTGGTGGAAGAGGGTGTTGTCGACCGTGCTTCCCGTTACCCCTTTGCCCATGGCGCCGTTTACCGGCCCGAGGGAGCACCTGTGCTGGTGGCCAGTTACCACACCAGCCGCTATAATGTGCAAACGGGCCGCATAACCAGCGACATGTTTCTCCAGTTGCTGAGTCGGGTTCGGGAGCTGGTTGCGGGAGAAAACGGTTGA
- a CDS encoding phosphoribosylanthranilate isomerase produces MDAQVRVKVCGITCIEDALMAARCGADALGFVFYAGSPRCVRPQDVKRIVAALPPFVTTVGLFVNEDSSYVAEILDICGLDVAQLHGDEAPADCVLPPHRVIKAFRVQDQGSLSTLPAYEVSAFLLDSYVAGSYGGTGHRFNWDIAAEAASRYPVILAGGLTPENVADAVERVRPYAVDVSSGVESSPGRKDPNKVAAFVRSAKKRTY; encoded by the coding sequence ATAGACGCACAGGTTCGAGTTAAAGTCTGCGGCATCACGTGCATAGAAGATGCGCTGATGGCTGCGCGATGCGGCGCCGATGCCTTGGGTTTTGTTTTTTATGCGGGCAGTCCCCGTTGTGTGCGTCCCCAGGATGTGAAGCGGATCGTGGCGGCGCTGCCACCGTTTGTCACCACGGTGGGACTCTTTGTCAATGAAGACTCCTCTTACGTGGCTGAAATCCTCGATATCTGCGGTCTGGATGTCGCCCAGCTTCATGGCGATGAAGCTCCGGCTGATTGTGTCCTGCCGCCGCATCGCGTGATCAAGGCTTTCAGGGTGCAGGATCAAGGCAGCCTGTCCACCCTGCCAGCCTATGAGGTTTCGGCTTTTCTGCTCGACTCCTACGTCGCCGGCAGCTATGGCGGTACCGGACATCGTTTCAACTGGGACATCGCCGCCGAGGCGGCTTCACGTTATCCCGTGATTCTGGCCGGCGGGTTGACGCCGGAGAATGTGGCTGACGCCGTCGAACGTGTGCGGCCTTACGCTGTGGATGTCTCCAGTGGTGTCGAGAGCTCACCGGGCCGCAAGGACCCGAACAAGGTGGCCGCCTTTGTGCGCAGCGCCAAAAAAAGGACGTATTGA
- the trpD gene encoding anthranilate phosphoribosyltransferase — protein MIKMAIAKVVEHQDLTMGEMVDVMDQIMSGGATPAQIGSFITALRMKGETVDEITGAAKVMRERATPIRVGRNVLDIDRDDINIDQETILDVVGTGGDCTNTFNISTTVSFVVSACGVKVAKHGNRSVSSACGSADVLEALGVNLDVTPDVVERCVNEIGVGFLFAPALHGAMKYAIGPRKEIGIRTIFNILGPLTNPAKADCQVMGVYREDMVETLGWVLHKLGCRRGFVVHGLDGMDEITLTDATVVATVDESGVQVKRITPEEFGLTRCAMEDLRGGNAQGNAKIVRAVLSGEKGPKRDIVLLNAAYALCAAGKVEKPVEGLAMAAAAIDSGQALQQLDKLVKMAQ, from the coding sequence ATGATTAAAATGGCTATCGCCAAAGTAGTCGAGCACCAGGATCTCACCATGGGAGAGATGGTGGACGTGATGGATCAGATTATGTCGGGAGGAGCGACCCCGGCTCAGATCGGATCTTTTATCACCGCCCTGCGCATGAAGGGGGAGACGGTTGATGAAATCACTGGTGCGGCCAAAGTCATGCGGGAGCGGGCGACGCCGATCCGGGTTGGGCGCAACGTCCTGGATATTGACCGCGATGATATCAATATTGATCAGGAAACCATCCTGGATGTGGTGGGTACTGGTGGAGACTGTACCAATACCTTCAATATCTCGACCACCGTTTCCTTTGTCGTTTCCGCTTGTGGTGTTAAGGTGGCGAAACACGGGAATCGTTCCGTTTCGTCGGCCTGCGGCAGTGCCGATGTCCTGGAGGCCCTCGGTGTCAACCTCGACGTCACTCCGGATGTCGTCGAACGCTGTGTTAATGAAATCGGTGTCGGCTTTCTTTTTGCTCCGGCGCTTCATGGGGCCATGAAATACGCCATCGGTCCCCGGAAAGAGATCGGCATTCGGACCATCTTCAATATTCTTGGACCCTTGACCAATCCGGCGAAAGCCGACTGTCAGGTCATGGGGGTTTACCGCGAGGATATGGTCGAGACCCTGGGCTGGGTGTTGCATAAACTGGGCTGCCGACGTGGCTTTGTTGTTCATGGCCTCGATGGCATGGATGAGATCACTCTGACCGATGCGACTGTTGTGGCTACGGTAGACGAGAGCGGTGTGCAGGTGAAGCGCATCACGCCGGAGGAATTCGGGCTGACACGCTGTGCCATGGAAGATCTCCGCGGCGGCAATGCCCAAGGCAATGCCAAGATTGTACGAGCCGTTCTCTCCGGCGAAAAAGGACCCAAACGGGACATCGTTCTGCTCAACGCCGCCTACGCCCTGTGTGCTGCCGGCAAGGTTGAAAAGCCTGTCGAAGGTCTGGCCATGGCGGCCGCCGCCATTGACTCGGGGCAGGCCTTGCAGCAGCTGGATAAATTGGTCAAAATGGCCCAGTAG
- a CDS encoding DEAD/DEAH box helicase: MKFTELNLPEPVLKGIEDVGFTELTAVQEESIPLALAGNDVAGQAQTGTGKTAAFLISLFTRLLQNEKRTGNNPRALILAPTRELVVQIWEDAKALGAHCPFVLQPIFGGVDYDKQRQALKDGVDIIIATPGRLIDYAKQRVFSLRQVEALVIDEADRMFDMGFIKDLRYILRQLPPFEKRQTFLFSATLSPRVMELAYEFMNLAEKVRIEPEQVTAERVEQIVYHVAQREKFPLLLGLLKKEAAADRVVVFVNTKREAEFLAARLKANDFKAAVISGDIPQNKRMRILKDFKEDRLNFLVATDVASRGLHIDGVTHVINYDLPQDAEDYVHRIGRTARAGAVGKAISFADEELVYHLAEIEEYIGHKVPSDFPVEADFVWDYKKAPPRKKAPVPERSARSGKSERPRHAPRRRKRKPGDKGAPPKG, encoded by the coding sequence ATGAAATTTACCGAGCTCAACCTGCCGGAACCTGTACTCAAAGGCATTGAGGATGTCGGCTTTACCGAACTGACCGCTGTCCAGGAAGAATCCATTCCCCTGGCCCTGGCGGGCAACGATGTTGCCGGCCAGGCGCAGACCGGCACCGGCAAGACGGCCGCCTTTCTGATTTCTCTCTTTACCCGCCTGCTTCAGAATGAAAAGCGCACGGGCAACAACCCCCGCGCCCTTATTCTCGCACCCACCCGCGAATTGGTCGTGCAGATCTGGGAGGATGCCAAAGCCCTCGGCGCACATTGCCCTTTCGTTCTGCAGCCTATTTTCGGCGGCGTGGATTACGACAAGCAGCGGCAGGCCCTCAAGGATGGCGTCGATATCATTATCGCCACCCCGGGCCGTCTTATCGACTATGCGAAACAGCGAGTCTTTTCCCTGCGCCAAGTTGAAGCCCTGGTCATCGACGAGGCCGATCGCATGTTCGACATGGGCTTCATCAAGGATCTGCGCTACATTTTGCGCCAGTTGCCTCCCTTTGAAAAACGGCAGACATTTCTGTTCTCCGCCACGCTGTCGCCGCGAGTCATGGAATTGGCCTATGAATTCATGAACCTGGCGGAAAAGGTGCGCATCGAGCCGGAGCAGGTCACCGCCGAACGGGTGGAGCAAATTGTCTATCATGTGGCCCAGCGCGAGAAGTTTCCTCTCCTGCTTGGCCTGCTGAAAAAAGAAGCTGCGGCTGACCGGGTCGTCGTTTTCGTCAACACCAAGCGTGAAGCGGAATTTCTGGCCGCCCGCCTCAAGGCCAACGATTTCAAGGCCGCCGTGATTTCCGGTGATATCCCGCAGAACAAGCGGATGCGCATTCTCAAGGACTTCAAGGAAGATCGTCTCAATTTCCTGGTGGCGACGGATGTGGCCTCCCGCGGTCTGCACATTGATGGTGTCACCCACGTCATCAATTATGATCTGCCGCAGGATGCGGAAGACTACGTGCATCGCATCGGTCGCACGGCACGGGCGGGGGCAGTGGGTAAGGCCATCAGCTTTGCCGATGAGGAACTCGTCTACCATCTAGCTGAAATCGAGGAATACATCGGCCATAAAGTTCCCAGCGATTTTCCCGTCGAGGCCGATTTTGTCTGGGATTACAAAAAGGCTCCTCCGCGCAAAAAAGCCCCGGTGCCGGAACGATCCGCCAGGTCCGGCAAGTCGGAGCGGCCGCGTCACGCTCCCCGCCGCCGCAAGAGAAAGCCGGGGGACAAGGGCGCTCCCCCTAAGGGGTGA
- the trpA gene encoding tryptophan synthase subunit alpha codes for MGRIEATFAQLKEKGERALVPFLTAGDPDLARTEELIHALVDAGADIIELGVPFSDPMADGPTIQASSERALAAGTTLAGILESVRHVRQHTNIPIVLMGYYNQVFRYGPERFCADAAKAGVDGLLLVDLPPEEAEEIGEALQTSGLHLITLLAPTTPSDRAMRLAAAAEGYLYYVSMTGVTGSRTIDAAAIAENVAELKAKSPVPIAVGFGIATPDDAKAVAGFADAVVVGSALVRVIEAYGESPELVSRVREFVRALKEGVRFGYTA; via the coding sequence ATGGGGCGGATCGAAGCGACCTTTGCGCAACTGAAAGAGAAGGGGGAGCGGGCCTTGGTTCCCTTCCTGACGGCAGGCGACCCTGATCTTGCCCGAACGGAAGAGTTGATCCATGCCCTGGTGGACGCCGGTGCCGATATTATCGAACTGGGCGTACCTTTTTCCGATCCCATGGCCGACGGCCCGACCATTCAGGCCTCCTCCGAACGGGCTCTAGCCGCCGGTACGACTCTGGCGGGAATACTGGAGTCGGTCCGGCACGTGCGGCAGCACACCAATATTCCTATTGTGTTGATGGGCTATTACAATCAGGTGTTTCGCTACGGTCCCGAACGGTTTTGCGCCGATGCGGCCAAGGCGGGAGTCGATGGCCTTCTCCTAGTCGATCTGCCTCCCGAAGAGGCGGAAGAGATCGGTGAAGCTCTTCAGACCTCCGGCCTGCACCTGATCACCCTGCTGGCGCCGACAACACCCAGCGACCGGGCCATGAGGCTGGCGGCGGCGGCAGAAGGATACCTGTATTACGTGTCCATGACCGGGGTGACGGGAAGCAGGACTATTGACGCAGCCGCTATTGCTGAGAATGTCGCCGAGCTGAAGGCAAAGAGCCCCGTTCCCATCGCCGTTGGTTTCGGTATCGCGACTCCGGATGACGCCAAGGCGGTGGCAGGCTTCGCGGATGCCGTCGTGGTTGGCAGCGCCCTGGTCCGCGTGATAGAGGCCTACGGGGAGTCCCCTGAGCTGGTGTCGAGAGTGCGGGAATTTGTCAGGGCGCTCAAAGAAGGTGTTCGGTTCGGATATACGGCTTAA
- a CDS encoding TrpB-like pyridoxal phosphate-dependent enzyme, producing the protein MQTKILLPEDRIPKQWYNIIPDMPGPLAPVIHPGTMQPVAPDDLLPIFPMALIEQEVSSQRWIDIPEAVREIYQIWRPAPMFRAHRLEKALGTPARIYYKYEGGSPAGSHKPNSAVPQAYYNKMAGTRRIATETGAGQWGSSISLACQMFGLECTVYMVKVSYAQKPYRKSMMQLWGAEVIPSPSDRTNAGREILAKDPDSNGSLGMAISEAVEDAVTHEDTRYALGSVLNHVCLHQTIIGIEAKEQLAMVGDYPDVVIGCHGGGSNFAGIAFPFVADKANGKDVRVVAVEPASCPTLTSGVYAFDYGDTAKMAPVAKMYTLGHDFMPPGIHAGGLRYHGASPLVSQLVHAGIVDARAVPQLACFEAAVLFSRTEGIIPAPESSHAIRGAVDEALQAKEEGKEKTILFNLSGHGHVDMAAYDAYFSGELKDYDYPEESIKASLANLPKVD; encoded by the coding sequence ATGCAGACCAAGATTCTTCTTCCTGAAGATCGCATTCCGAAGCAGTGGTACAACATTATTCCGGACATGCCGGGTCCGCTGGCGCCGGTGATTCATCCGGGCACCATGCAACCCGTGGCCCCGGATGATCTGCTACCCATCTTTCCCATGGCTCTGATTGAGCAGGAGGTTTCCAGTCAGCGCTGGATTGATATTCCGGAAGCGGTGCGTGAAATCTACCAGATCTGGCGCCCGGCGCCGATGTTCCGTGCCCATCGCCTGGAAAAAGCGCTCGGTACGCCGGCCCGCATTTACTACAAATACGAAGGGGGCTCCCCCGCCGGTTCCCACAAGCCGAACAGTGCCGTGCCTCAGGCCTACTACAACAAAATGGCTGGAACCCGCCGCATTGCCACGGAGACGGGGGCGGGGCAGTGGGGCTCTTCCATCTCCCTGGCCTGCCAGATGTTCGGGCTTGAATGTACGGTTTATATGGTTAAGGTTTCCTACGCCCAGAAGCCTTACCGCAAGAGCATGATGCAGCTCTGGGGGGCCGAGGTCATCCCTTCTCCCTCAGACCGCACCAACGCCGGCCGCGAGATCCTGGCCAAGGACCCGGACAGCAACGGCTCCCTCGGCATGGCTATCAGTGAGGCGGTGGAGGATGCCGTCACCCATGAAGATACCCGCTATGCTCTGGGCAGTGTCCTCAATCATGTGTGCCTGCACCAGACCATCATCGGTATTGAGGCTAAAGAACAGTTGGCCATGGTGGGGGACTATCCTGACGTCGTCATCGGCTGCCATGGCGGGGGCTCCAACTTTGCCGGCATCGCTTTCCCCTTCGTCGCCGACAAGGCCAATGGCAAGGATGTGCGCGTGGTGGCGGTGGAACCGGCGAGTTGTCCCACCCTCACCAGCGGTGTCTATGCCTTTGACTATGGGGATACCGCCAAGATGGCTCCGGTCGCTAAGATGTACACTCTGGGACATGATTTCATGCCGCCGGGCATCCATGCCGGTGGGCTGCGCTACCATGGGGCCTCGCCGCTGGTATCCCAACTGGTGCATGCCGGTATCGTCGATGCCAGAGCCGTACCCCAACTGGCCTGTTTTGAAGCGGCCGTTCTCTTCTCCCGTACCGAGGGGATTATTCCCGCCCCCGAGTCGAGTCACGCCATCCGCGGCGCTGTCGACGAAGCGCTGCAGGCCAAGGAGGAAGGCAAGGAGAAGACCATCCTCTTCAACCTTTCCGGCCATGGCCACGTCGATATGGCCGCCTACGACGCCTACTTTTCCGGTGAACTCAAGGATTATGATTATCCTGAAGAAAGCATTAAGGCGTCTTTGGCCAATCTGCCGAAGGTCGACTAG
- the trpE gene encoding anthranilate synthase component I: protein MYYPSLEQFRSLTREGNLIPVCRDILADMETPVSAFRKIDDGQTSFLLESIEGGEKWARYSFLGSGPAKVFRSSGRHFEILEGSSILRSGETSDPLSELRQFLEPYRPVDLPELPRFFGGAVGYLGYDMIRFIESLPDTNPKCIGAADSCFMLTEQLLIFDNMRQKIKVVCNVHVQPGEEADVAYRRGLAGVDALIDKLRVGSTPRTAKSVVAESAMEANFPAGAFQAAVDQCKEYIRAGDIFQVVLSQRFSGALVCDPFDIYRALRTINPSPYMFFLRFGSTMVIGASPEVLVRKEEDRIEVRPIAGTRPRGTTPEEDRQLEQELLSDPKERAEHIMLVDLGRNDVGRVSRPGTVEVSELMVVERYSHVMHIVSNVRGQLEKGRDAFDVFRAAFPAGTLSGAPKIRAMEIIDELEPCRREIYGGAVGYFSFSGNMDMAIAIRTLVVHEGKIYLQAGAGIVADSDPEAEYQETINKAMGVRKAIDMACGGLD, encoded by the coding sequence ATGTATTATCCTTCTTTGGAACAGTTCCGTTCTCTGACCCGAGAAGGCAATCTTATCCCTGTCTGTCGCGATATTCTCGCCGATATGGAAACACCTGTTTCCGCCTTTCGGAAAATTGATGATGGCCAGACTTCCTTTCTGCTCGAAAGTATCGAGGGAGGAGAAAAGTGGGCCCGATACTCCTTTTTAGGGAGCGGTCCCGCCAAGGTTTTTCGCTCTAGTGGACGTCATTTCGAGATTCTGGAGGGAAGTTCTATCCTCCGCTCTGGCGAGACCTCGGACCCTCTCAGTGAGCTCCGCCAATTCCTGGAGCCTTATCGACCCGTAGACCTGCCTGAATTGCCACGTTTCTTCGGTGGTGCTGTCGGCTATCTTGGGTACGACATGATTCGTTTTATCGAATCCCTGCCGGATACCAATCCCAAATGCATTGGCGCTGCTGACTCCTGCTTTATGCTGACGGAGCAGTTGCTCATTTTTGACAATATGCGTCAGAAAATTAAGGTTGTCTGCAATGTTCACGTGCAGCCCGGAGAGGAGGCCGATGTCGCCTATCGACGTGGCCTTGCCGGCGTTGATGCTCTTATAGACAAGCTGCGAGTTGGCTCAACGCCGCGGACGGCAAAATCCGTCGTTGCAGAAAGCGCGATGGAGGCCAATTTTCCTGCCGGTGCCTTCCAGGCCGCTGTTGACCAGTGCAAAGAATATATTCGGGCTGGCGATATTTTCCAGGTGGTGCTGTCACAGCGTTTTTCCGGCGCTCTGGTCTGCGACCCCTTCGACATCTACCGCGCTCTACGTACGATCAATCCTTCCCCGTATATGTTTTTTCTTAGGTTCGGCTCCACCATGGTGATAGGCGCCTCTCCGGAAGTCCTTGTCCGTAAAGAAGAGGATCGCATCGAAGTGCGCCCCATTGCCGGGACCAGACCCAGAGGGACTACACCTGAAGAAGACAGGCAGCTTGAACAAGAATTGCTTAGCGATCCCAAGGAACGGGCTGAGCATATCATGCTGGTCGACCTTGGGCGCAATGACGTGGGCCGCGTCTCCCGTCCTGGTACCGTTGAGGTCAGTGAGTTGATGGTGGTCGAACGCTATTCCCATGTCATGCACATCGTTTCCAACGTCCGAGGACAACTGGAGAAGGGGCGGGATGCTTTCGACGTTTTCCGGGCGGCTTTTCCGGCCGGGACCCTGTCCGGAGCACCCAAGATTCGAGCCATGGAGATAATCGATGAACTCGAACCCTGTCGACGCGAGATATACGGCGGGGCGGTCGGTTACTTTTCCTTTTCGGGCAATATGGATATGGCTATTGCCATCCGTACCCTGGTCGTGCATGAAGGCAAAATCTATCTGCAGGCTGGCGCCGGCATTGTGGCTGACTCGGATCCCGAGGCTGAGTATCAGGAGACAATCAACAAAGCCATGGGGGTTCGCAAGGCGATTGACATGGCCTGTGGAGGTCTGGACTGA